The following is a genomic window from Microvirga ossetica.
TCCCCGGCTTGTCGATGACCGGTTCATTCTGCAACGGGGCGAGATCAGCAATGATCTCATGTCCGGCCTCGCCGCGGACCAGGATGCGGCCCATCGGACCCGGCGCACCGATGCGCACGCTCGGATCCCCGCGGTCCAACTTAGAAGCCGGCGCATCCGAAAGGTCCGGCCTGTGCCCCTCCCGCGTGTGGAAGACCGGCATCCCGATGCCGCGTGCCGCTGCCAAAATGTCACGGCATGGGTCAATGGCAGCTCGAAGAAGTGACACATCGTTCCCCAGGCTTTCCCCGAAGCCACCTGGTTCGAGAAAGTCGCGCTGCATATCGATGATGAGGAGGGCAACACGATCCAATTCCACTTGGACCGGCCCGGGGCGCGCCTCGACTTTCAATGATCCTGCCTTCATGTTGCATCACCATCATCGATCGGCGCCGGAGATCGTCTGTTCATTGGTCCTCTCCGTGCCGGCAGTCACCGTGCCA
Proteins encoded in this region:
- a CDS encoding cysteine hydrolase family protein, with the protein product MKAGSLKVEARPGPVQVELDRVALLIIDMQRDFLEPGGFGESLGNDVSLLRAAIDPCRDILAAARGIGMPVFHTREGHRPDLSDAPASKLDRGDPSVRIGAPGPMGRILVRGEAGHEIIADLAPLQNEPVIDKPGKGAFYQTDLDLMLRNRSISTLLVCGVTTEVCVHTTVREANDRGYRCVVLGDCCASYFPRFHDVGLAMIEAQGGIFGWVSTSRDVMRVMSPQ